A single genomic interval of Lepidochelys kempii isolate rLepKem1 chromosome 13, rLepKem1.hap2, whole genome shotgun sequence harbors:
- the NPBWR2 gene encoding neuropeptides B/W receptor type 2, producing MKSEYSSLSLKAGMENNFRVSNLNTTCNDTSDGRYLDNGTRSNFTFHEQSPDFYVVLPVIYSAICAVGLTGNTAVIYVILKAPKMKTVTNMFILNLAIADDLFTLVLPINIAEHLLHYWPFGEILCKIILSIDHYNIFSSIYFLTVMSIDRYLVVLATVRSKRMPHRTYRAARIVSLCIWALVTIIVLPFIIFANVYVDGLEIKSCGLNFPKPERFWFKASRIYTLILGFAIPVSTICILYTMMLYKLRNMHLNSNAKALDKAKKKVTIMVFIVLAVCLFCWTPFHLATIVALTTDLAQTSVVIGISYFITSLSYANSCLNPFLYAFLDDSFRKSFRKMLECRAA from the coding sequence ATGAAATCTGAATACAGTTCATTATCCCTGAAAGCAGGCATGGAAAATAATTTCAGGGTAAGCAATCTGAACACCACCTGCAATGATACAAGTGATGGCAGGTACTTGGACAATGGCACAAGGTCCAACTTCACCTTCCATGAACAGTCTCCTGACTTCTACGTGGTCCTCCCAGTGATTTACTCTGCTATCTGTGCAGTGGGGCTCACAGGCAATACCGCTGTCATCTATGTGATCCTCAAGGCCCCCAAGATGAAGACAGTGACCAACATGTTCATCCTGAACCTAGCAATAGCTGATGACTTGTTCACTTTGGTCCTACCCATTAACATTGCTGAGCATCTCTTGCACTACTGGCCCTTTGGAGAAATCCTCTGCAAGATCATCCTGTCCATAGACCACTACAACATCTTCTCTAGCATCTATTTCCTCACAGTGATGAGTATAGACAGGTACCTGGTTGTCCTGGCCACTGTCCGGTCCAAGAGGATGCCCCATCGTACCTATCGAGCAGCCAGAATTGTCAGTCTGTGCATCTGGGCCCTGGTCACCATCATAGTTCTCCCTTTCATCATCTTTGCCAACGTCTATGTAGATGGCCTGGAGATCAAGAGCTGTGGTCTCAATTTCCCCAAACCTGAGAGGTTTTGGTTCAAGGCCAGCAGGATCTATACCCTAATCCTTGGCTTTGCCATTCCTGTATCCACCATCTGCATTCTCTATACCATGATGCTGTATAAACTGAGGAACATGCACTTGAATTCAAATGCTAAAGCCCTGGACAAAGCCAAGAAGAAGGTTACCATTATGGTCTTCATCGTCCTGGCTGTGTGCCTCTTCTGCTGGACCCCCTTCCACCTGGCCACCATCGTGGCTTTGACCACTGACTTAGCGCAGACCTCTGTAGTCATAGGTATCTCCTATTTCATCACCAGTTTGAGCTATGCCAATTCATGCTTGAATCCTTTCTTGTATGCTTTCTTGGATGACAGTTTTCggaaaagtttcagaaagatGCTGGAATGCAGAGCTGCTTAA